Proteins from one Microbacterium sp. Root553 genomic window:
- a CDS encoding SDR family oxidoreductase → MTDVLPAGSLDGKVALVTGSSRGIGADTVRYLAEAGADVVINFRNKAPRAEKLATELRALGRRVLVVGADLTDPSSVAEMFDAVTAEFGRLDVLVLNASGGMESGMAADYALTLNRDAQLRVLDAATPLLGDGARVVFVTSHQAHFIRTTPTMPEYEPVALSKRAGEDALRERIPALAEKGVGFTVVSGDMIEGTITATLLERANPGAIAERRESAGKLYNVSEFAAEVARAAIDAVPSDNTRLVGDVSAFASE, encoded by the coding sequence GTGACCGACGTTCTTCCCGCAGGTTCCCTCGACGGCAAGGTCGCGCTCGTCACGGGCTCGTCCCGCGGCATCGGCGCCGACACCGTTCGGTATCTGGCAGAGGCCGGTGCGGACGTCGTCATCAACTTCCGCAACAAGGCGCCTCGGGCGGAGAAGCTCGCGACCGAACTGCGCGCCCTCGGTCGCCGCGTGCTCGTCGTGGGCGCCGACCTCACGGACCCGTCGTCGGTCGCCGAGATGTTCGACGCCGTCACCGCAGAATTCGGCCGCCTCGACGTGCTGGTGCTCAATGCCTCGGGCGGCATGGAGTCGGGAATGGCGGCCGACTACGCGCTGACCCTGAACCGCGACGCCCAGCTGCGCGTTCTCGACGCGGCGACCCCGTTGCTGGGCGACGGCGCACGCGTGGTGTTCGTCACCAGCCACCAGGCGCACTTCATCCGCACGACGCCCACGATGCCGGAGTACGAGCCCGTCGCTCTCTCCAAGCGTGCGGGCGAGGACGCCCTGAGGGAGCGCATCCCCGCACTCGCAGAGAAGGGGGTGGGCTTCACCGTCGTGTCCGGGGACATGATCGAGGGCACCATCACCGCGACGCTGCTGGAGCGGGCCAACCCCGGCGCGATCGCCGAGCGCCGTGAATCGGCCGGCAAGCTGTACAACGTGTCGGAGTTCGCGGCCGAGGTGGCTCGCGCTGCGATCGACGCCGTGCCCTCGGACAACACCCGTCTCGTCGGAGATGTGAGCGCATTCGCCTCCGAGTGA
- a CDS encoding NfeD family protein, translated as MDNFATSVEFIDQWAWIGWLILIAVFLVIEMLTLDFTFLMLSFGAAIGLVTDLVGLPIWAQVIIAAGAAALFILLLRPPLLKRLRRGEDPTKSNVDALLDLRGFALHDITQISGQVKLSNGDTWTARAATPVPIPQGSPIVVIAINGATATVRPVNE; from the coding sequence ATGGACAACTTCGCGACATCCGTCGAGTTCATCGACCAATGGGCATGGATCGGCTGGCTGATCCTCATCGCCGTCTTCCTGGTGATCGAGATGCTGACCCTCGACTTCACCTTCCTGATGCTGAGCTTCGGCGCCGCCATCGGACTGGTGACCGACCTCGTCGGACTGCCGATCTGGGCACAGGTGATCATCGCCGCCGGAGCGGCGGCGCTGTTCATCCTTCTTCTCCGTCCACCGCTTCTGAAGCGGCTGCGGCGCGGTGAGGATCCGACGAAATCGAACGTCGACGCCCTGCTCGACCTCCGCGGCTTCGCGCTGCACGACATCACTCAGATCTCCGGGCAGGTCAAGCTCAGCAACGGCGACACGTGGACCGCACGCGCCGCCACCCCCGTCCCCATCCCGCAGGGTTCCCCGATCGTCGTCATCGCGATCAACGGGGCGACCGCGACCGTCCGCCCCGTCAACGAGTAG
- a CDS encoding SPFH domain-containing protein, with the protein MNDASFIPTAILWVFVIAVIIFVLVTLARSIRIIPQATAGVVERLGRYHKTLMPGLNILVPFIDRLRPLIDMREQVVSFPPQPVITEDNLVVSIDTVVYFQVTDARAATYEIANYLGAVEQLTTTTLRNVVGGLNLEEALTSRDNINGQLRVVLDEATGKWGIRVGRVELKAIDPPLSIQDSMEKQMRAERDRRAAILTAEGTKQSAILEAEGARQAEILRAEGDKQAAVLRAQGEAEAIQNVFTAIHQGEPDDKLLAYQYLQMLPKISEGQSNKLWIIPSELTEALKGIGSAFTPKPGQPPTNYPGA; encoded by the coding sequence GTGAACGACGCCTCGTTCATCCCCACCGCGATCCTGTGGGTCTTCGTCATCGCAGTGATCATCTTCGTCTTGGTCACGCTGGCCCGATCCATCCGCATCATCCCTCAGGCCACGGCCGGTGTGGTGGAGCGCCTCGGCCGCTATCACAAGACACTCATGCCGGGACTCAACATCCTGGTGCCGTTCATCGATCGCCTGCGTCCTCTGATCGACATGCGCGAGCAGGTCGTCTCGTTCCCGCCTCAGCCGGTCATCACCGAGGACAACCTCGTCGTCTCGATCGACACCGTGGTCTACTTCCAGGTGACCGACGCCCGCGCGGCCACCTACGAGATCGCCAACTACCTCGGTGCCGTCGAGCAGCTGACGACGACCACCCTCCGAAACGTCGTGGGTGGCCTCAACCTCGAAGAGGCTCTGACCAGCCGAGACAACATCAACGGCCAGCTCCGTGTCGTGCTCGACGAGGCGACCGGCAAGTGGGGCATCCGCGTCGGCCGTGTCGAGCTCAAGGCGATCGACCCGCCGTTGTCCATCCAGGATTCCATGGAGAAGCAGATGCGTGCAGAGCGTGACCGCCGTGCCGCGATCCTCACGGCGGAGGGCACGAAGCAGTCCGCGATCCTCGAAGCCGAGGGTGCACGTCAGGCCGAGATCCTGCGCGCCGAGGGCGACAAGCAGGCCGCCGTTCTGCGTGCGCAGGGCGAGGCGGAGGCCATCCAGAACGTCTTCACGGCCATCCACCAGGGCGAGCCCGACGACAAGCTCCTCGCCTACCAGTACCTGCAGATGCTGCCGAAGATCAGCGAGGGTCAGTCGAACAAGCTCTGGATCATCCCGAGCGAGCTCACCGAGGCGCTCAAGGGCATCGGAAGCGCATTCACCCCCAAGCCCGGCCAGCCGCCGACGAACTACCCGGGCGCGTGA
- a CDS encoding HdeD family acid-resistance protein: MTDPLAAGAGSLVKSIRIVLAVSGVIALLAGIVLLVWPLKSAVIVTGIFASYLVVAGLVYIGLAVFSRIEGGWARIGHIVLGLIYIVAGVIAFANLGVAAATLALVVVIFIGISWIVDGVVALSLLGQDGSRVWTLLYALLSIVAGIVVLFSPLYAAAVLWLVLGVSLVALGLVQIVRAITLGKDAKNVAAARSDAAS, from the coding sequence ATGACCGATCCGCTCGCCGCAGGAGCCGGTTCCCTCGTCAAGTCCATCCGCATCGTCCTCGCGGTCTCGGGCGTGATCGCCCTCCTGGCCGGCATCGTGCTGCTCGTATGGCCCCTCAAGTCCGCCGTCATCGTCACCGGCATCTTCGCGTCGTATCTCGTCGTCGCCGGTCTCGTCTACATCGGTCTGGCCGTCTTCTCTCGCATCGAGGGCGGCTGGGCCCGGATCGGGCACATCGTGCTCGGCCTGATCTACATCGTGGCGGGCGTGATCGCCTTCGCGAACCTCGGTGTGGCCGCCGCGACCCTCGCGCTCGTCGTGGTGATCTTCATCGGCATCAGCTGGATCGTCGACGGTGTGGTCGCGCTGTCGTTGCTCGGACAGGACGGCTCGCGCGTATGGACGCTGCTCTATGCGCTGCTCAGCATCGTCGCCGGAATCGTGGTGCTCTTCTCGCCGCTCTACGCCGCAGCCGTGCTGTGGCTGGTGCTGGGGGTCTCGCTCGTCGCACTCGGTCTCGTGCAGATCGTCCGCGCGATCACGCTCGGGAAGGATGCGAAGAACGTCGCGGCTGCCCGGAGCGACGCCGCGAGCTGA
- a CDS encoding RNA polymerase-binding protein RbpA codes for MADRSLRGIRLGAQSLQSEEGVVFMERRETTYICDTCAHVTNLMFSADAEPPQTWECRACGAEARLSIDGKAVTLDATDEKAARTHWDMLLERRSRAELEELLEERLAFIRARRGAGEDPTREKIGA; via the coding sequence ATGGCAGATCGCAGCCTACGCGGCATCCGACTCGGCGCCCAGAGCCTACAGAGCGAAGAGGGCGTCGTCTTCATGGAGCGCCGTGAAACCACCTACATCTGTGACACCTGCGCCCATGTCACGAACCTCATGTTCTCGGCGGACGCGGAGCCGCCGCAGACCTGGGAGTGCCGCGCCTGTGGAGCAGAGGCACGCCTGAGCATCGACGGCAAGGCCGTCACGCTCGACGCCACCGACGAGAAGGCCGCGCGCACGCACTGGGACATGCTGCTGGAGCGTCGCAGCCGTGCCGAGCTCGAGGAGCTCCTCGAGGAGCGCCTCGCCTTCATCCGCGCCCGCCGCGGCGCCGGAGAAGACCCGACCCGCGAGAAGATCGGCGCCTAA
- a CDS encoding helix-turn-helix transcriptional regulator: MRRVRDRIDREYALPLDVEALARGVHMSAGHLSRRFKETYGESPYSYLMTRRIERAMALLRRGDLSVTEVCVAVGGSSLGTFSTRFTELVGVSPRVYRERAATLDGIPTVHAKHVIRPIRNQEAPRPETHLT, encoded by the coding sequence ATGCGTCGGGTCCGGGATCGCATCGATCGCGAGTACGCGCTGCCCCTCGACGTCGAGGCGCTGGCGAGAGGTGTGCACATGTCGGCGGGCCATCTCAGCCGCCGCTTCAAGGAGACGTACGGCGAATCACCGTACTCGTATCTGATGACGCGGCGGATCGAGCGCGCCATGGCGCTGCTCAGACGCGGCGACCTCTCGGTGACCGAGGTCTGCGTCGCGGTGGGGGGCTCGTCGCTGGGAACATTCAGCACCAGATTCACCGAGCTGGTCGGTGTCTCACCCCGGGTGTACCGTGAACGCGCCGCCACCCTCGACGGCATCCCGACCGTCCATGCCAAGCACGTCATCAGACCGATCAGGAATCAAGAAGCACCGCGCCCGGAGACCCACCTAACCTGA
- a CDS encoding glycerophosphodiester phosphodiesterase family protein: MTHPYFEKARHPRVLAHRGLITAAGEDSGVWDNSAAAFAAAHAAGAEYIETDCQVSSDGDVVLFHDATLLRLAGDPRAVSDVRTRELARILSEHGGLLTVADALDSFPTTRFNIDVKTDAAVVALGPILTNHTHRVLVTSFSDARRRATVAAVRRAGAALPPATSAGSGVIATVRMLSALRLSPAQVLRDIDALQIPERHRGLRILTPALLRAARRHGVEVHVWTVNDPADMRRLLDAGVDGLVSDRADVALDLIGG; this comes from the coding sequence GTGACGCACCCGTACTTCGAGAAGGCGCGACACCCCCGAGTCCTCGCCCACCGCGGTCTGATCACCGCGGCGGGCGAGGACTCCGGTGTGTGGGACAACTCCGCGGCCGCCTTCGCCGCGGCACATGCCGCAGGGGCGGAGTACATCGAGACCGACTGTCAGGTCTCCTCCGACGGCGATGTCGTGCTCTTCCACGATGCGACCCTGCTCCGACTCGCCGGCGATCCTCGTGCCGTGAGTGACGTGCGGACGCGGGAACTGGCGCGTATCCTCTCGGAGCACGGCGGGCTGCTCACCGTGGCGGACGCCCTCGATTCCTTTCCCACCACCCGTTTCAACATCGACGTCAAGACCGACGCCGCGGTGGTCGCTCTGGGGCCGATCCTGACGAACCACACGCACCGCGTGCTCGTGACGAGTTTCTCGGATGCGCGTCGACGAGCCACCGTCGCCGCTGTGCGTCGCGCAGGTGCCGCTCTGCCCCCCGCGACGTCCGCGGGCAGCGGCGTGATCGCCACGGTGCGGATGCTCTCGGCGCTCCGCCTCTCCCCCGCGCAAGTGCTTCGCGACATCGATGCCCTGCAGATCCCCGAACGCCACCGAGGTCTTCGCATCCTCACCCCCGCCCTGCTGCGTGCCGCGCGGCGGCACGGTGTCGAGGTCCACGTCTGGACGGTGAACGATCCGGCCGACATGCGCCGGCTTCTCGACGCGGGGGTGGACGGCCTCGTCTCGGATCGCGCAGACGTCGCGCTCGACCTCATCGGCGGCTGA
- a CDS encoding VOC family protein produces the protein MNISIHYAFLPHTDAEAALGFYRDALGFEVRNDVGYDGLRWLTVGPEGQPETSIVLHPPATDPGITEGERRTILELIAKGSYGALTLASDDLDALFDRLVAHGADVVQEPLDQPYGVRDCAFRDPAGNLLRINQAG, from the coding sequence ATGAACATCAGCATCCACTACGCGTTCCTTCCGCACACGGATGCCGAGGCAGCCCTCGGCTTCTACCGCGACGCCCTCGGATTCGAGGTGCGCAACGACGTCGGCTACGACGGCCTGCGCTGGCTGACCGTCGGCCCGGAGGGGCAGCCCGAGACGTCGATCGTGCTGCATCCGCCCGCCACCGACCCCGGGATCACCGAGGGCGAACGACGGACCATCCTCGAACTGATCGCGAAGGGCAGCTACGGCGCGCTGACCCTCGCGAGCGACGACCTCGATGCCCTGTTCGACCGCCTCGTCGCTCACGGGGCCGATGTCGTGCAGGAGCCGCTCGACCAGCCATACGGTGTGCGGGACTGCGCGTTCCGCGATCCGGCGGGCAATCTTCTCCGTATCAACCAGGCCGGTTGA
- a CDS encoding ATP-binding cassette domain-containing protein, whose amino-acid sequence MTHAADGHDLIRVQGARENNLKDVSVEIPKRRLTVFTGVSGSGKSSLVFDTIAAESRRMIDETYSAFVQGFMPSVPRPDVDVLEGLTTSIIVDQERLGANPRSTVGTVTDANAMLRILFSKLGRPYIGGPTAFSFNIPTQKASGVMTGPSGEKKIVKDAIYLGGMCPRCEGRGAVSDLDLAQIIDESKSLDGGAIMVPGYTADGWMVKGFSGSGFYPPDMPIAEFTDKQKHLLLYGAVTKVKISGINMTYEGLIPKITKSMLSKDLDALQPHIRAFVQRVATFATCPECEGTRLTEGARSSKIEGISIADACRMQVTDLAAWVRNLELPEAAPLLEALRANLEAFVTLGLGYLSLDRPSGTLSGGEAQRIKMLRHLGSSLTDVTYVFDEPTIGLHPHDIERMNSLLLRLRDKGNTVLVVEHKPETIAIGDHVVDLGPGAGSAGGEICFQGTVEGLRSSGTRTGIHLDDRSTLKTSVRDATGTIEVRGATANNLQDVDVDIPTGILTVVTGVAGSGKSSLIHGSVSRRDGVVSIDQSAIKGSRRSNPATYTGLLEPIRKAFAKANGVKPALFSANSEGACPTCKGAGVVITELGFMDTIETPCEDCGGKRFQASVLEYTLAGKDITEVLDLPVSEAKAFFSDGEARIPAAVAILGRLDDVGLGYLSLGQPLSTLSGGERQRIKLAIQMGEKGDTYVLDEPTTGLHLADVRNILGLLDRLVESGKTVIVIEHHQAVMAHADWIIDIGPGAGHDGGRVVFEGRPEDLVAARSTVTGEHLAAYVGR is encoded by the coding sequence ATGACCCACGCTGCAGACGGCCACGACCTGATCCGCGTTCAGGGCGCGCGCGAGAACAATCTCAAAGACGTCAGCGTCGAGATCCCGAAGCGCCGCCTCACCGTGTTCACCGGGGTCTCCGGGTCGGGCAAGAGTTCCCTCGTCTTCGACACCATCGCGGCGGAGTCGAGACGGATGATCGACGAGACGTACAGCGCGTTCGTGCAGGGGTTCATGCCCTCGGTGCCCCGACCGGACGTCGACGTCCTCGAAGGGCTCACGACCTCCATCATCGTCGATCAGGAACGGCTCGGCGCGAACCCGCGCTCGACCGTGGGCACGGTCACCGATGCGAACGCGATGCTGCGGATCCTCTTCAGCAAGCTCGGCCGGCCGTACATCGGAGGACCGACCGCATTCTCCTTCAACATCCCGACGCAGAAGGCCAGTGGCGTCATGACGGGGCCGAGCGGGGAGAAGAAGATCGTCAAGGACGCGATCTACCTCGGCGGCATGTGTCCTCGGTGCGAGGGCAGGGGAGCGGTGTCCGACCTCGACCTCGCACAGATCATCGACGAATCGAAGTCGCTCGACGGAGGCGCCATCATGGTCCCCGGCTACACGGCCGACGGATGGATGGTGAAGGGCTTCTCCGGTTCGGGGTTCTACCCGCCCGACATGCCGATCGCCGAGTTCACCGACAAGCAGAAGCATCTGCTGCTCTACGGCGCGGTCACGAAGGTCAAGATCTCGGGCATCAACATGACGTACGAAGGGCTGATCCCGAAGATCACCAAGTCGATGCTCTCGAAGGACCTCGATGCGCTGCAACCGCACATCCGTGCGTTCGTCCAGCGCGTCGCGACCTTCGCCACCTGCCCCGAGTGCGAGGGCACGCGCCTCACCGAAGGCGCGCGATCCTCGAAGATCGAGGGCATCAGCATCGCGGACGCCTGTCGGATGCAGGTGACCGATCTCGCCGCATGGGTGCGGAACCTGGAGCTGCCCGAAGCCGCACCGCTCCTCGAGGCTCTGCGCGCGAACCTCGAGGCCTTCGTGACGCTCGGGCTCGGGTATCTGAGTCTGGATCGTCCCTCCGGGACGCTGTCCGGGGGAGAGGCGCAGCGCATCAAGATGCTCCGTCACCTCGGCTCCTCTCTCACCGATGTCACCTATGTCTTCGACGAGCCGACCATCGGACTGCATCCGCACGACATCGAGCGCATGAACTCCCTGCTCCTGCGCCTGCGCGACAAGGGCAACACGGTCCTCGTCGTCGAGCACAAACCGGAGACCATCGCGATCGGCGATCACGTGGTCGATCTCGGACCGGGTGCGGGCAGCGCCGGTGGCGAGATCTGCTTCCAAGGCACGGTCGAGGGGCTCAGATCGAGCGGGACGCGCACCGGGATCCATCTGGACGACCGCTCCACGCTCAAGACGTCGGTCCGCGACGCCACGGGAACCATCGAGGTGCGGGGGGCGACGGCCAACAACCTCCAGGACGTCGATGTCGACATCCCTACCGGCATCCTCACGGTCGTCACCGGCGTGGCGGGCTCTGGAAAGAGCTCGTTGATTCACGGCTCGGTCTCGAGACGCGACGGCGTCGTCTCGATCGATCAGAGTGCGATCAAGGGGTCTCGGCGCAGCAACCCGGCCACCTATACGGGGTTGCTCGAGCCGATCCGCAAGGCATTCGCGAAGGCCAACGGAGTGAAGCCCGCACTGTTCAGCGCGAATTCCGAAGGCGCGTGTCCGACCTGCAAGGGAGCCGGGGTGGTCATCACCGAACTCGGGTTCATGGACACGATCGAGACGCCGTGCGAGGACTGTGGCGGCAAGCGTTTCCAGGCGTCGGTCCTGGAATACACCCTGGCGGGGAAGGACATCACCGAAGTGCTGGACCTCCCGGTGTCCGAGGCCAAGGCGTTCTTCTCCGACGGGGAGGCGAGGATTCCCGCCGCTGTGGCGATACTCGGCCGACTCGACGACGTCGGGCTCGGCTACCTGTCGCTCGGACAGCCGTTGTCGACCCTGTCGGGAGGGGAGCGTCAGCGCATCAAGCTGGCGATCCAGATGGGGGAGAAGGGTGACACCTACGTGCTCGACGAGCCGACCACCGGGCTGCACCTGGCCGACGTCCGGAACATCCTCGGACTCCTCGATCGTCTCGTGGAGTCGGGGAAGACGGTGATCGTGATCGAGCACCACCAGGCGGTGATGGCGCACGCCGACTGGATCATCGACATCGGTCCCGGTGCAGGGCACGACGGCGGACGCGTGGTGTTCGAAGGCCGTCCGGAAGACCTGGTCGCGGCGAGATCCACAGTGACCGGCGAACATCTGGCCGCATACGTCGGGCGGTGA